The sequence acctatgtcagaccttttgataaacaaaattctaatgaaagtgagaacatgtatactgttacatctttcagaaaatgttttgaaattgtggtgcacagttcagaataaatgtttttcaaaaaccattgcatctttttagtaaatgtttatttccaaaagaaatgtctagaagttcagaacagtaaaattcccgctttttagaattaattagaagataactcttacgtagttaaactaaaatactctttgagagttaatatataaactcttaacacctagTTAGCATTagtaagtgttaaattatcaactccagacagatttagtgtttaacactaaatcagagttaacgtaccaactctccaaaaagagttaaattaacaatCTCTgatgtggacccatatagacactttaatagtgttgaaatcaaatctgacagtgttaatttggacatgctggatttgctgtgtcgGGCTGCACCTaagcaagaaaaataaattatgcaAAGCCCCTAAACAGAGCCCAGCAGTTATAATACAGAAATGGTAGCAAACAGAATGGTTTCTCTTTAAAATGAGTAAGCATGCCAGCAATCTAAACTtctgaaagaaaataagaaactcTTGCATAGTGCTTTATAAGACGGCTTCAGAGGTTTTGCATTGGAGTAAAATTATAACAAACTCTATGCTATCAGAAACTatggatgtttaaaaaaaactaactcaCATGCAGAGCTATATGTTTTTCTTCTAAACAAATAGAAAGAAGGTTAAATAAAGTCCTGTTTGATTTTCTTAAAGACGTTGGTTTAAGGGCTTTGGACTAGGATTAGGATCATTGCTGATGATAAATTAGATCTCAGAAAgttatttttcttctctcctgtgtcactttaaaaatctttttttgttcattgAATTAATGTCAAGGTAAACTTATCCCCTGTGATCCCCACTCCTGCACCTCCCACCCCCTTGACACCACTGACTGTTTCTTTAGGCCAGCTCTCTGAATGCCTTCAGGGagtgtttttgtctcttttattgCTGCTGGAGGTAATGATGAGAATGTCAGAAGTGAAGCTGAAGCGAAGTAGGTGGTTTGGGAACTAGACCCTTGAAATTACACCTGGAGTTGAAAGGAAGCTGACAGCAGCCTGCAGATGACCAGGCAGAGATGCTGACACAGAGTCAAGGAAACTGGGctctgatgttgttgttgtgtctcACTAAAAGGGCCAGACACTGGTGCCTCCACGTGGCTCACCCTGTCAGAAAGCCGTGCTTAGCCTTGGGGATTGATAATGATGGCTGCTGAGCTCCATTCTTATCTGCTCACAATTATTATTTAGCGGCTGACATTTAAGGGGAATGAAGTAGACCATTATTTTTGCCAAACTCCAGCAGTGTCCTTGTTGTTGTCACACTCTTGTTTTGGTTTCTCTGACTTTTTGGTATCTTCTTCTTGTGCACTCTGCACAGCCTATGTGAATTTATCAGACAACTCCAAGGGCGATAGATGATGGAGGGATAACTGTAAATCCTTTCTTCAGACTTAGctcatttctgaaaaaatttgaTCTGCTGCATTTGCAGCTTGGCTTAAGACTGTCCTATCGATTGAAGCCCAAAGTCTTCTGTTTAGGCCAGACATCCAGGTCCCTGTGTTTAGATTGGATCAATGAGCAGAAAATTATTCAATCCAATGACTATTTGTGTAATTCCATTCTTTTTAAATGGGAATGCATACACATTAATGCATTAAAGAATTGTATCTTTTAAAATAGGTAGATGGTTCAAtctctggctgctccagtctccaGTTTGCATCCctgagagtgtgaatgtgtgtgaatgctgaACAGAAAACACTCAGgtatagaaaaaagtgctcatATGAACGGGTGAATGACACATGCTTTGAGTGCTTAAGTGGAAAAGcgtctctttctctcccctttGGCTTTCTTTCCTCTTGTCTTTGTGCAGATAATCGTCACTCGTCTATCTAAAAATAGATGTAGTGACAGAGGTCTGTCAGCTAAACTTCATGGTAAATCTGTATTTCTGAGCCAGATCACAATCAGGAAATTACGTGGGTTACAATTGCTCCAGGACAGTAACAGTGACAGACTAAACTATTTAAACAATACACTATCCCCACTCAAAACCATCTATttaaatctgcatattcactgtgaacctattgtttgtttattctattttgtgcttttgtttttattgttcttcaTTTTGTCATTGTTCTATTATGtgttctattctattgtaaagtgtccttgggtgtctTGAAAGGcgttttcaaataaaatgtattattattataaatatgttacagattttacaaaTGTATGAAATAGCTCTAATGTATACAAATATGATATATACAAATCACTCAATTATCATTATGGTAACGTATGATATAAATTATGATAGAGGGTAAATAGAAAACAATCTCCTGGATCTCTTTCAGTTCTTTTGTAAGGCACAAatgaaaaagttaaaaactCTATTTAAACCACTGAAAGTTGAAGGCACACGTCAACCAGTatgaaatatgtaaaatatttacTTCTCATTTTCCTGGAACGGGGAACAAAGGTGTGTGCTGTCTGTGGTGTGGCTGAAGATGGGTGGGGCCTCTGCATCGGCAGCTATTTAACAGACGCTGACTCTGAGGAGCATCATAGTCAGTTATGGGTCAACCTGGGATTCTGAGTTGGACATGGGCGTTGTGCGCCTTTGTCAGCTGGGCGCATGTGGGCCAAGCAGGACCTGGACCGTAAGTTTGCCTCTATgatcgattctttttttatgtcctGTGAAATTTGTAACTGGTGCACATGAATTCTGATttgagattttttctttttcacatccaTAGAGGTAACTGCTGTATGTGTGTATCTCTGTGTCTGCAGGCAATATCTAGTGGCAGTTCCTGCAGTTCTTGAGTCTGGAGCTGAGACCAAATTCTGTGTCAGCGTTCTGGAGCTCACTGAGCCCGTGGTTGTGAATGTCACCCTGAAATCAACAGCGAAGAGCGCAACCCTAATGTCACTGCACACGTGCATTCAAGATGTTCATACCTGCATTGCTTTTTCGGTGAGCTTCCCAAAAGaagcatttttatatatatatatatatatatatatatatatatatagcccgtttgtttttgaaagaatttttctctcttttgatCATCCACATGACTTTAATAGAAAAGCTGGAGAGTGAAATGTGTGAGGTCCAAGTTCGTTTCGAAACATGTGCCCACTTAGCAACTGGCTAAAACATATAGCCAAACAAATATCCTGTGCTTCCAGGTTCCTGTTGTGACAAATGAAGAGGTGATGGATTTTCAGGTGAAGGTTGAAGGAAGCGGGTTTCAGTCAGAAGAAGTCAGAAAAGTCCTGATCAGAGCCTACAAACCGCAGACATTCATCCAAACAGATAAACCCATCTATCTCCCCGGACAACAAGGTAAAAATGAGCAATCATGCTATCTGTCCCAACAATGCAGCATAAGCATGATATGGAAGTATAAGTAATGTATCCCCAAACATCAACAGTTTTAAACTCAGAGAAGCCATTAGAagttatataatataattaataatgaATATAATGAGCTTTAGGGTTTGTGACACTGCTAGAGATCATTTTTCACGCAGTCTCTTTGGATGTGTCTTGAAGTGCATTTCAGAGTTGTCACACTGGACTCCAAGCTGAGACCTGCTAGTACACTGGTGAGTGTTTAAACTTTGTTAGGTCCTATTTACGGACAGCTTATGCATTTGAATGAATGCAATGAAAATGAGTTACTTCCATGAATTTTGGATTACTTATCCAGTGAAGTCGTAAGAGGCGGTTTCTACCTCCCAGCTGTCATTATGTAGCTTACATAAATCTTCATCTGAATTCATCTGAAgccgctatcattttaaagtgtGGAGCACTCACAAAAAAGCCTAATAACTGTAACACTGCAAGATGACATGAAACCATTGTGCTCTTTGAACCTTTTTCCCTTCCTTTGTTGCAGTATGACATCATCGAACTGGAGGTAAGAACACAGtagtgcatttaaaaataaataaacaatatgaACACACAAGTCATAGTactatgtttattttattcatgtttttattattattgttgtttttaacaaatCATGGCATtaatttaaagagtttaatgtgtgaatacatataatatacacgcagtgttgggaaggttacttttaaaatgtattccattacagattacagaatacatgccctaaaatgtattctgtaacgtattccgttacgttactcgatgacagtaacgtattctgaatactttggattacttaatatattatcatgctttttacaacaacgtgaatgtactattgctgtgtgatttattactattactgaaggtccgcgactccgaactgtagtaaagggacctctgactaatacggcggggtccctgtcggctcgtagccgaaaaatagctttactttgttgtgtgggtcaacttttcttgcgagagacagagagaggcgttgaaaggctgcttaatgtttcggaggaaaacacgaacacagcgtacagtcgagtcttaatagcttacttacaactgggctcgtcaggcactcttcttggctgaagtggttattattatatttacatgcttccagctcccatttttcctcgacgacaactcgtacctttccactcgcctttttctccctcctcgcgctcacggacacataacgtgtatggcagtccattctccctgcagcacggactacactgcccatgatgctacattctttagagctatgcttgtagcattctgcctgttagcttagcacaacaacaacaacgaaaaggcgctctctcacccaggaaacacacagtcccagagagagagagagcgtctccctgtaaccatggcaaccgtagcgctgccgcctggaacaacagaacgtagctgtcaaacaaaacccaaacagtcctgacccgcgacaatatgaaacaggaaagtaccgccgtgtaatccatttatttcaacaaagtaactgtattctgaataccacctttttaaacggtaactgtaacggaatacagttactcatattttgtattttaaatacgtaacggcggtacatgtattccgttactccccaacactgtatataCGTATGATTAACACCTTTCAAAGTCAAATTGAGAGAAGTAATAATTCTTTGACCCACGTATTTGGTTATTAATTATATTCTTAATTATGTTCTTTCATTTTGCATGTAACAGGATCCAAGCGGGAACAGGATCGGGCAGTGGCTCAAGACAAATTCAGATAACAAAATACTGCAGCTTTCATACTTCTTGAGTTCTGAGGCTCGTGAGGGAATATACAAAATCACTGTGACCATGGGTGAATCCAAAGTATATTACACTTTCACGGTGGAGAAGTATGGTAAGTTGGGCTGATTGTTACACTCTTCCCATTTGCAGTGAAGCTTAAACACTGACACGGACACTTTGTCCCCAGTTTTGCCCAAATTCGATGTAACTATAAAAGTGCCTGACGAAGTGAGTGTTGGAGATCAGAGCTTTAAGGCTCAAATATGTTCAAAGTAAGTAAACTGACAGATGTCTACtagattttattcttatttgttttatttatgtatttatttttaattttaacaggTATACATTTAAGCAGCCGGTGCCAGGAAGGGTCACTGTAGGTGTGTGCCGACCTACTCTGGGACATTTTCACGGTTCAGAGTGGATCAGAGTTGCAGAGCACATTGATGAGAGTAATTCACATGATGACACAAATCCTGTGTGTCACTCAGAGACGAAGCAGGTACAGGTTCAGTTTCATCACTGCAGAAACAAAGTTCGCATAGAGggtgttttcttctttattacAAATTTCTGCTCAAGTTTGTTTGTGCGATTAAAATAAATTAGGCAGGAATTATaactgctcccttattcacaaacATTTCATTTAGTTGAGTGATGTTTTAAAGGCATGAGGCCTTTCCTGGCGCAATCCCAAAGAGATTTATGTCTCCTCCTGGAAGCAAAccagaaacattttttgttgGGAATGTGTAAACTCCTGCACTACGCATTCACTATATACATAATTTATACAACCACTACAATGTTACCAAACGTAAACTTGGTGTGGAGTATCCCTGCAAAGCTACAACTCACTCTCAGACTACAAGTATCCGAGTATTTTGTGCCTTCTTCAGTATTTCCGTGTTTCAGAGGGAACTCTCTTAAATTGTCAgtcacatttcaaattaaaatgttttaatctctAAAATCCttgtaaaaatattaataacattttttgGTTTGACCTTTTTGAATTGTTTGACTTCACGGCAACAGCCCAAAGCAAAACTCAAACTCactaaaagaaaagcagcaaatttCAAAGAGTCATTTGTCAAACTAGTCCTTGTAAGTGTGCACAGACCAGTAGTGTTTAGATATTATCAGTCATTACTTTAACGCAAAAGCAAAGAAGATAGTAGTAATAGTAAGTGTAAGGCCGACTAACTTAAGGCCCTTGTATTTAGGGCCTTCAGCACTAGGCTTGTTTTGTCTGAAGACTGTCTGATCCACTGCTTTAAATGTGCAtatatgtgatgtttgtgtcagatctgaatgatttgctttgctAAACTCTTGGAGCAAACTCGGATGACGGGTATCACCAGGGCTGTCGTGCTGAGAAACGGCTAATatcaacttttattttgttttcacaatATATTCTAGGCAGATAAGGAAGGCTGTACCACTTTTACCGTCAACATGTCAAACTTCAACAAAGTTGATTCAACAGCACTGAACGATATCCTGGACATCACCGTTAAAATGGAAGAGGAGGGCACAGGCAAGACTATATTCATATTTAGTTTATTGTAACGACGCACTTTGGTGTATTGTAACAATATATCATatctattgctttttttttcaggtgtttTGATATCACAAAAGCAAAGCATAACGATTTCATATGTCCTTGGAAGAGTGTCTTTTGTTGATACTCCCGACATTTATGAACCAGGAACAAATGTGCAAGGAAAAGTAAGTGTTTTTCTCAGTTATCATCATTTTGTAATACAGCTGAAATCCTGTGGATCCACACATCATCGTTTTCCTTTCAACAGGTCAAAGCTGTTTATCATAATGGTGAACCCATTCCTGACCGCATCGTGTACCTCTTTGAGGGAGACATTTCCCTGAGCTcaatacaaaatgtaaaaactgacGAGAAAGGTGTTGCCGTGTTCTCACTTAGCACAAACGAATTAAAAGGGGACGTCCAACTCCATGTAAGTGAAAAGCTGCACTGAcatttataatataaatatatatatatatatatattataatataaaatagctGTGATTTCATGAACAGCTAAAACTTTCTGCCCAAATGTTCCCCTCCTTcgttcatttatgttttgttcCACAACCAGGCAAGCCTGGCGCCGACTCTGGATTACGCTGGATATAGAACTGCTTTCTTTGAGGTTGGAACTCACACTTTGTCCATGGTCAAACCGTCTTCTCCTGATGATAAAACGGTTAGCTTCCTGGAGGTAAAGACGAAGGACAAACCTCTTCCGTGTGAGACAGAAGAAGCCATATCTATCTGGTACACGATCGTGGGAGAGGCCCCAGGCTCTGTGGATCTGATGTATCTGGTGAGAAAATACATAGTAGAAAGACGCATGTCAAAGGCCTTAATGTTATTCAATGACAGCGTGGAGTTTGAACGTTCTGTTACACCATGATAAGAACCTGTATGGTAACATTTTGGTATTATTTAGGTGTGATCATTTGTAAGCGCTTGACCAAGAAAGTCAAAGTCACACCAttgaaaaaagtttgttttttaatgtgtaggtgctttcattaaaatttaagatGAATAGCTTTAACAGTCACGTTAGTTTACTCAATCAAGTCACATGAAAGAACCAAAGCAGAACggcaaaaagaaaggaagtgaATATTTGCTGCTGACTGTCTCCTTGTGTCATTTTCTCCAAAATTATCAAGGTCTTGTCCAGAGGAGTTATTTCCGTTCACGGACATCAAGAGCTTAAAGTTACATCTCAAACAGGTGTGCTAAACATGGCTTTGATCTTGACTTTCAAATTTTCCCAGTAAAGTAGCTTTTGATGCTCTGTGTTTCAGTGAATGAGGGCGAGGTGTCCTTGAAGTTGACTGTATCTCCTGAGATGACACCAGACATCCAGATTGTGGCTTATGCTGTCCTCCCCAGTGAGAATGTGATCGCTCACAGTGCTGAATTCTCCACTGAGAAGTGCTTCACTAACAAGGTCAGTAAAGATTACTTAGTCGACGCTTTTACAAAATTATCAATATCAAGATAGCCAATAAGGCTAACCTGAAATAACATTTACTCGTAGGTGTACCAGCAAAAATTCTTTCATGTCATGGTTAAAGATTTCTGGAGCCATCACATGCAAATCAGACTTGACTGTAGTACGCCAGTTCATGCGCAAATATGTAATTTGGccataaatgtttaaatagttAACTTTCCACAAGCAAGCAACACATTGAGTAAGCATGGTGTTTTCATGTTACCATGGTCACACGGGCCATGAAGTGACACTTTTTATATGGTTTTCTGTACCTATCCATCGGTCACCTGTCCAGCTCAATGTTCAAAGTATTCAAACAGAAAATTACAATGatgaaaaaaatctataaataatTATCTTCTTTTCAacttaaaatagattttttgaAATTGAAATGTTGCTAATTTTACTAAAACTAATTTTTAGTACTTTGCAAAGTGAGTAACCTCAACTCAAAAAGATTATTGTTATCATTTTATGCCAAATTGTAATGTTTCCATGTTCATTATTTTAGATTAGATTTtacaaaacattacaaaacCTGAGGTCATTTCGAATTACAGgtgtttatttatacagaatACAGTCAGATCCATTTGTATCACATGATTTTACTTGCCAAATATTTGTTCAAAGTTCACCTTTGTTCACCACCAGAGTTCACCTCACATATTAACATCTGGATGGTTTCATTTGGGTTTTGTGTGCATCAGGTGTCGGTACATTTTGTACCACCTTCAGCTGTCCCAGGAGATGAGACCAACTTCCAGGTGACGGCCCTGCCGCACTCTCTGTGTGGTGTGAGTGCCATCGACCAGAGTGTCCTCATCAAGGAGCCGGGGAAGACTCTGAATGCTGAAAAGGTAACAGCGTTTTTAACGACCACCAGGTCAGGTGGGATGTTGGATGTTGAAGGCTCAATACCAAATGCACAGcccctccttttctcttttgaacAGCTGGCAAGAGTAAGAGTGTACAGTAGAAAGATCATACATACATATTTTCTTTCAGATTTATGACTTGCTTCCTGTCAGGAAAGCAACCTATGTCCCATATGAGGTTCAAGATCCTATAGAGTGCATGGAAGTGAGACCAAAAAGATCAATTCTGCCGTTTCCTGAGAGTGGCAGAAATGATGCCCACACTGTTTTCCAGGTAATCTGCATACATACCTGTAAGTCATATTTAGTAaaaagctttttgttgtttttcctgtaaTGAACTATTTGTATGTGCTGGATTATGTAGAGTGTAGGACTGAAGATGGCAACCAACTTGGTTATTCAGTTGCCTTCATGCCTCAAGTACAAAGGAAGAGAATACTATCGAGGTGACTTTGAAGAGTGATGCTGatcatttgaaagaaaaatgaagcagtTATCTTTATGGTTGTTTCaatctctttttctgctttctttgtaGACCAGTGCTTTTGGAAGGGTCCTTATCAAGTATACAAGTTGGACATATTAGAGAGAATACCAGATGCAGCTGCCTCTGGTGCTCCGGCACTTCCTCCTGACATTTCACCCATAAAAACAGTCCGTACTTTCTTCCCAGAGACTTGGATATGGGATCTGGTAGACGTTAGGTGAGCTTGTGTTGTAAACTGATTTGATAAACATTAAGTGCTTGAGAAAAGTCTTTGAGTGCATAATGAAACCAAAGATTCACCAGTTCTCCCATCAAGATTTGGAGtatttttatgtgcattttgttttttgatgatgaaggaagttataatttaaggaGTTTTTGCAACTTCAAAACAGGGAAGGTCCGTACTACaagaaaaagcttttgtgtttctgtgcatggAGTGAAACTGTAGAACAgtctgaatatggaattaaagcgacgtccaaacataaaactgttcaaaaagagttataaaaatatgatcttctcaaactataaagaaaaggaaaatattgaaattaagtgaatgtctctatttaaaaaaaaaaaaatcatgatgtgatattatagtgtatagtatatcagaaatctgttcactattgtTGTTACAggttatatcagtaaggaagcaactaaatattaactgatcatttatggcaaaggggtgggattaaataagtgtttcCTTCTTCCCTCTCGACATGTAACTGAATCAGAACAGTAGCAATATTGAAATGTGCTGACTTTtgtttagtatttttttctctcttattttcttttctaaatgtacctgtatattgtttacctgtttgaaataaattaacaatCACTGATTTGGAATTGTAGCTTCAGTTAACCTCTCAAGCCTAactgatctcctgccttttgcccCCATATCAGGGGacgttggggcttaagaggttaaacaTTTGTGCTGCTATTGTTAGAAGTTCTTCAGCAAAAATGTGTCCAATACTGCATCATTTAAAACACACTGCAAAAACGTTTTGTTGAGTATATTTTAGCCCCTGACAGAATGTTCTTGTGTGTTTGGGCTGATTCAGAGAATCGGGCACAGAGGAAATGACCCTCACCGTCCCAGACACCATCACCACCTGGGAGACGGAGGCTTTCTGCTTGTCTTCTGAGGGTTTTGGTTTGGCTCCTCGTGAAGATTTGAAAGTCTTCCAGCCCTTCTTCCTCGAGCTCACCATGCCCTACTCTATCATCCGGGGGGAGTTCTTTGAACTGAAGGCAACTGTCTTCAGCTACCTGACCAGCTGCATGATGGTAATCTGTGCTGCTAGTTAAACTCTGACGAGCAGCAAAGAATCACAGAATTACTAAAGAAAAACTTCAGTATTTCTGAGATGAATGAAAATACTGAGCACATTTAAACCTGTTCCTCAAAAGAGtctatatttaaaatgtattgtttgtCCCTGGAACAGATCACTGTAACACCAGCATCTTCCTCACTTTACACCCTCACCTCCCTGTTTGGTGACCAAACCACATCTTGTTTGTGTGCCAGCAAGCGCAAGACCTTCAGCTGGAGCTTGACCCCATC comes from Astatotilapia calliptera chromosome 14, fAstCal1.2, whole genome shotgun sequence and encodes:
- the LOC113036700 gene encoding alpha-2-macroglobulin-like protein 1, translating into MSLHTCIQDVHTCIAFSVPVVTNEEVMDFQVKVEGSGFQSEEVRKVLIRAYKPQTFIQTDKPIYLPGQQVHFRVVTLDSKLRPASTLYDIIELEDPSGNRIGQWLKTNSDNKILQLSYFLSSEAREGIYKITVTMGESKVYYTFTVEKYVLPKFDVTIKVPDEVSVGDQSFKAQICSKYTFKQPVPGRVTVGVCRPTLGHFHGSEWIRVAEHIDESNSHDDTNPVCHSETKQADKEGCTTFTVNMSNFNKVDSTALNDILDITVKMEEEGTGVLISQKQSITISYVLGRVSFVDTPDIYEPGTNVQGKVKAVYHNGEPIPDRIVYLFEGDISLSSIQNVKTDEKGVAVFSLSTNELKGDVQLHASLAPTLDYAGYRTAFFEVGTHTLSMVKPSSPDDKTVSFLEVKTKDKPLPCETEEAISIWYTIVGEAPGSVDLMYLVLSRGVISVHGHQELKVTSQTVNEGEVSLKLTVSPEMTPDIQIVAYAVLPSENVIAHSAEFSTEKCFTNKVSVHFVPPSAVPGDETNFQVTALPHSLCGVSAIDQSVLIKEPGKTLNAEKIYDLLPVRKATYVPYEVQDPIECMEVRPKRSILPFPESGRNDAHTVFQSVGLKMATNLVIQLPSCLKYKGREYYRDQCFWKGPYQVYKLDILERIPDAAASGAPALPPDISPIKTVRTFFPETWIWDLVDVRESGTEEMTLTVPDTITTWETEAFCLSSEGFGLAPREDLKVFQPFFLELTMPYSIIRGEFFELKATVFSYLTSCMMITVTPASSSLYTLTSLFGDQTTSCLCASKRKTFSWSLTPSALGVVEVTVSAEAVASVDLCDSGAVTVPDRGRIDVVTKPLIVKPEGVEVTKTFNLLLLPEGKTVREEVLVELPYNVIEDSAHAFISVLGDILGRALKNLDSLLQLPSGCGEQNMALLAPNIFILEYLKDTQQLTSTIEEKATSYLITGYQNQLTYKHTDGSYSAFGTGEGSTWLTAFVVKCFARAEKFIHIDPRNIEESNTWLENQQRENGCFKMSGRLIHIGMKGGVSDEVTLTAYITATFLENKKYAKNSVVKKSLACLKDSMNDLSNTYTTALLAYVFTLAGDVETRAHLLEYLDKVAEKQGSFIYWTQKSTETSASLSVEISSYVLLAQISASPTSEELAYAFSIVRWLTEQQTYYGGFSSTQDTVVALQALAFYSTEVFGFKGSSKEGSEKGGSSKVAVATPGGQVTFHVNRNNRLLYQEEIIVENIAGKYIVEMKGSTSVSVQIAVRYNIPNPYGSSTLSVEVNVQYNHNSQSSRPKLTLLIKSQYTGTQSTTNMVILDIKLLSGHVPDPESYDKLKGAQLVDRVEQREDHVVVYLRELVKDTPVEHSLDLIEEFPVDNLKPAVVLLYDYYEPSNRAEDEYLYPH